In Ochrobactrum vermis, the following proteins share a genomic window:
- the aqpZ gene encoding aquaporin Z: protein MLNKLSAEFFGTFWLVFGGCGSAILAAAFPELGIGFLGVALAFGLTVLTMAYAVGGISGGHFNPAVSLGLMVAGRFPAKDLIPYWVAQVLGAIAAAAVLFLIASGKEGFSAGGLASNGYGELSPGGYSMMAGLLIEVILTAFFLIIILGSTSSLAPAGFAPIAIGLGLTLIHLISIPVTNTSVNPARSTGVALFADTAAVSQLWLFWVAPLVGAAIGAIIWKGLLGKD from the coding sequence ATGCTGAATAAATTGTCGGCTGAATTTTTCGGAACATTCTGGCTCGTTTTCGGGGGCTGCGGCAGCGCAATCCTTGCCGCAGCCTTCCCTGAACTGGGCATAGGCTTTCTCGGCGTCGCCCTCGCCTTCGGTCTGACGGTCCTTACCATGGCCTATGCTGTCGGCGGCATTTCCGGCGGCCATTTCAACCCCGCCGTCTCGTTGGGCCTCATGGTGGCTGGCCGTTTTCCAGCCAAAGACCTGATCCCTTACTGGGTCGCGCAGGTTCTGGGCGCCATCGCGGCCGCGGCCGTGCTCTTCCTCATCGCCTCAGGCAAGGAAGGCTTCTCGGCCGGCGGTCTCGCCTCGAACGGCTACGGCGAACTTTCGCCTGGCGGTTACAGCATGATGGCAGGCCTGCTGATCGAAGTCATCCTGACGGCCTTTTTCCTCATCATCATTCTGGGCTCCACCTCGTCACTGGCCCCAGCTGGCTTTGCCCCGATTGCCATCGGTCTTGGCCTGACCTTGATCCATCTGATTTCAATCCCGGTCACCAATACGTCGGTCAACCCGGCCCGCTCAACCGGCGTTGCACTTTTCGCCGACACGGCAGCGGTCAGCCAGCTCTGGTTATTCTGGGTAGCGCCGCTCGTCGGCGCGGCTATCGGCGCGATTATCTGGAAAGGCTTGCTCGGCAAGGATTGA
- a CDS encoding YggT family protein: MIALFRTIDLALDIYTYIIIASAIFSWLYAFNVVNSGNRFVASIGEFLYKVTEPVLRPIRNILPNLGGIDISPIILLLIIFFVRQFMWTTLLPLFL, encoded by the coding sequence ATGATCGCATTGTTCCGCACCATTGATTTGGCGCTCGATATCTACACCTATATCATTATTGCGAGTGCTATCTTCTCATGGCTCTATGCGTTCAATGTCGTTAATTCCGGCAACCGCTTCGTGGCCTCAATCGGTGAGTTTCTCTACAAGGTGACAGAACCCGTCTTGCGTCCGATCCGCAATATTCTGCCCAATCTTGGCGGCATTGATATTTCACCGATCATCCTGCTGTTGATCATCTTCTTCGTCCGTCAGTTCATGTGGACAACGCTGCTGCCGCTTTTCCTGTAA
- a CDS encoding YdcF family protein, with the protein MRTFSDTGAFRTRFSATSPTSRRNAGYDGRRDGTRIPQALSGGNRSSDDAVAQRQTANGFSTGDVVWRRSRNDVPLQSFALASGNFLWSVMMRMFRRFQPVSIVLFVILLAFLVGFVAFGEKVTRMQPPVIDEPADAIIVLTGGQSRIQAAVDLLKDKRGKRLLISGVHPATNEKALQRATHADQSLFDCCVDLDRSALNTIGNATESERWIRSNNYRRVILVTNNYHIPRSTLEMSYRMKDVEFIPYPVVNGERREHSWVAEGDTLRVLFIEYVKYLGAAVRVGTTELFGTQPEHSATTES; encoded by the coding sequence ATGAGAACCTTCTCCGATACAGGTGCTTTCAGGACAAGATTTTCGGCTACGTCTCCGACTTCTCGCCGCAATGCTGGCTATGATGGAAGAAGAGATGGTACGCGAATCCCGCAAGCGCTATCGGGCGGGAACCGGTCGAGTGACGATGCAGTGGCACAGAGACAGACAGCGAACGGATTTTCCACGGGAGATGTGGTCTGGCGCCGTAGCCGGAACGACGTTCCCCTGCAATCCTTTGCACTTGCGTCCGGCAATTTCCTATGGTCTGTCATGATGCGCATGTTCAGACGTTTTCAACCTGTTTCCATCGTCTTGTTTGTTATCCTTCTGGCGTTTCTCGTCGGCTTCGTCGCGTTCGGCGAAAAGGTCACCAGGATGCAGCCTCCGGTCATTGACGAGCCTGCCGATGCGATCATCGTCCTGACTGGCGGCCAGTCCAGAATTCAGGCGGCGGTCGACCTCCTCAAGGACAAGCGCGGAAAGCGTCTTTTGATCAGCGGTGTTCATCCGGCGACCAACGAAAAAGCGCTGCAACGTGCCACGCATGCCGACCAGAGCCTGTTTGACTGCTGCGTCGATCTCGATCGGTCGGCACTCAACACCATCGGCAACGCGACCGAAAGCGAACGTTGGATCCGGAGCAACAATTATCGCCGTGTGATCCTGGTCACCAACAACTATCACATCCCGCGCAGCACGCTGGAAATGTCCTATCGCATGAAGGATGTGGAATTCATTCCCTATCCGGTGGTGAATGGGGAGCGCCGCGAACATAGCTGGGTTGCGGAAGGCGACACATTGCGTGTGCTCTTCATCGAATATGTGAAGTATCTCGGAGCGGCCGTTCGCGTGGGTACGACCGAACTGTTTGGAACGCAGCCTGAGCACAGCGCAACGACCGAGAGCTGA
- a CDS encoding heme biosynthesis protein HemY produces MLRVLFYLVIVTVLGFGFAWLADRPGELDVTFAGNHYNVPLITAVAGIVAIVAAILILWWLVKSIIQSPYTLRRHFRARKRDRGYQSLSTGLIAAGAGDAEAARRMTKQAGKLLSSDQEPLIKLLEAQTAMLEGRTEDARKGFEAMVDDPETRLLGLRGLYIEAQRVGARDAARHYAAEAAQQAPQLEWASSAMMGQLCAEGDWDAALKLVDARKQALAHSKDVVKKERAALLTAKAMAVVDVDHAQAKALALEANKLAPDLVPAAVVAARALFADGDVRKGSKILEAAWKRLPQPDIASTYVYARSGDTAQDRLKRAKHLVSLRSNNAEGSLALARAAYEAGDYRLARDSAEQVLRASPRESAYLLLADIEEAETGDQGKVREWLARAVKAPRDPAWTADGYVSEQWSPVSPVTGRLNSFEWKVPVVELVPAIEAEKPEIKGPVEAKPVNPLVLAEPKDKADVADVFDSVKSKPPVRDVEEAEVVPAAEPVQVSSAPPARKVEGMKPPLADDNAGDDPHHAHIVVDDPGVDESQPPQKAQSGLRLF; encoded by the coding sequence ATGCTACGTGTCCTGTTCTATCTCGTCATCGTCACTGTGCTTGGTTTCGGCTTTGCATGGCTCGCGGACCGTCCGGGCGAACTTGATGTCACCTTCGCGGGCAACCACTATAATGTGCCGCTGATAACCGCCGTTGCGGGAATCGTTGCCATTGTCGCAGCCATTCTCATCCTGTGGTGGCTGGTCAAGAGCATCATCCAGTCGCCCTATACGCTGCGCAGGCATTTTCGTGCCCGCAAGCGCGATCGTGGCTATCAGTCGCTTTCGACCGGATTGATTGCAGCCGGTGCGGGCGATGCGGAAGCAGCGCGCCGCATGACTAAACAGGCGGGCAAGTTGCTCAGCTCCGACCAGGAACCGCTGATAAAGCTTCTGGAAGCGCAAACCGCCATGCTGGAAGGACGCACGGAAGATGCCCGCAAGGGCTTCGAGGCGATGGTGGATGATCCCGAGACTAGGCTGCTCGGTTTGCGTGGGCTTTATATCGAGGCCCAGCGTGTTGGCGCCCGCGATGCCGCCCGCCACTATGCTGCAGAAGCTGCCCAGCAAGCGCCGCAGCTTGAATGGGCCTCGTCGGCCATGATGGGGCAGCTTTGTGCCGAGGGTGATTGGGATGCGGCACTGAAGCTCGTCGATGCGCGCAAGCAGGCGCTTGCCCATAGCAAGGACGTGGTGAAGAAGGAACGCGCCGCATTGTTGACCGCCAAGGCGATGGCGGTGGTCGATGTCGATCATGCACAGGCAAAGGCACTGGCGCTTGAAGCAAACAAGCTCGCGCCTGATCTGGTGCCTGCTGCCGTGGTTGCTGCGCGCGCGCTTTTCGCTGATGGCGATGTGCGGAAAGGTTCGAAAATTCTTGAGGCGGCCTGGAAACGGTTGCCACAGCCCGATATAGCTTCGACCTATGTCTACGCCCGCTCTGGGGATACGGCACAAGATCGCCTGAAGCGCGCTAAGCATCTGGTATCGCTGCGCTCCAACAATGCCGAAGGCAGTCTTGCTCTGGCGCGGGCTGCCTATGAAGCGGGCGATTATCGTCTTGCTCGTGATAGTGCCGAGCAGGTTCTGCGCGCTTCGCCACGCGAGAGTGCCTATCTGCTGCTCGCCGATATTGAAGAGGCTGAAACTGGCGATCAGGGCAAGGTTCGTGAATGGCTGGCACGCGCGGTCAAAGCGCCGCGCGACCCTGCCTGGACTGCCGACGGCTATGTTTCCGAACAATGGTCGCCGGTATCGCCGGTCACAGGGCGACTGAATAGCTTCGAGTGGAAGGTTCCCGTGGTGGAACTCGTTCCGGCAATTGAAGCGGAAAAGCCTGAAATCAAGGGACCGGTGGAAGCAAAGCCGGTCAATCCGCTTGTTCTGGCGGAGCCGAAAGACAAGGCTGACGTCGCGGATGTATTCGATAGTGTGAAGAGCAAACCACCTGTCCGAGATGTGGAGGAAGCAGAAGTTGTGCCTGCAGCCGAGCCCGTCCAAGTGTCGTCAGCTCCTCCGGCAAGAAAGGTCGAAGGAATGAAACCGCCTTTGGCTGACGATAATGCGGGGGATGACCCACACCACGCTCATATCGTGGTGGACGATCCGGGCGTCGATGAAAGTCAGCCTCCGCAAAAGGCCCAGAGCGGATTGAGGCTTTTCTGA
- the ftsE gene encoding cell division ATP-binding protein FtsE, protein MGPEILRDVSFHIPPRSFQFLTGPSGAGKTSLMRLLFMALKPTRGLINIFGKDVARLNHAEIPLLRRRIGIVFQDFRLLDHMTTYENVALPLRVRGKEEVTYRHEVEELLHWVGLGDRMNVLPPVLSGGEKQRAAIARALIDQPELLLADEPTGNVDPPLAKRLLRLFTELNRSGTAVIIATHDLSLMDQVDARRMILEHGRLDIYD, encoded by the coding sequence ATGGGTCCTGAGATCCTGCGCGATGTCAGTTTCCATATTCCGCCGCGTTCATTCCAGTTTCTGACCGGCCCTTCCGGGGCAGGAAAGACTTCGCTTATGCGCCTTCTCTTCATGGCGCTGAAGCCGACGCGCGGTCTTATCAATATTTTCGGCAAGGACGTTGCACGGCTCAATCATGCCGAAATTCCGCTTTTGCGCCGCCGTATCGGTATTGTGTTTCAGGATTTTCGCCTGCTTGACCATATGACAACTTATGAGAATGTGGCTCTTCCGCTGCGGGTGCGCGGGAAGGAGGAGGTAACCTACCGCCATGAGGTGGAGGAGCTTCTGCATTGGGTTGGGCTCGGCGATCGCATGAATGTACTGCCGCCGGTTCTTTCGGGCGGGGAAAAGCAGCGTGCCGCAATTGCGCGTGCGCTGATCGATCAGCCGGAACTGCTTCTGGCTGACGAACCGACCGGCAATGTCGATCCACCGCTCGCAAAGCGCCTCCTGCGCCTTTTCACCGAGCTGAACCGTTCGGGCACGGCTGTTATCATCGCGACCCACGACCTTTCCCTGATGGATCAGGTCGATGCGCGGCGCATGATCCTCGAACATGGGCGGCTCGACATCTATGATTGA
- a CDS encoding MFS transporter has product MSPSTDASPADRYAAFRHSAFKKYWGARFLSAFAVQIVSVSVGWQIYDLTRDAFNLGMVGLVQFLPALLLVLVTGAAADRFGRRLIMGLSLILESVVTALLLGLTVAGLFEPLTVFAALTIFGVARAFLGPSSASLVVNLVPAEDFANAVSWNSSAWQVATIVGPVAGGLLYGISPVAAYSVATIFLLLGSFLIFSIPKPKQHTLAEQRSLTSMLAGFRYIWKEKIVLGAISLDLFAVLLGGTVALLPIYARDILDLGPWGLGLLRSAPGIGAVLTAVWLAGHPIRDHAGRVMFVFVGLFGLFNIIFGVSTLTWLSVVALAFAGAADMISVYIRETLMQLWTPDHVRGRVNAVNMVFVGASNELGEFRAGLMAAAIGAVPAVVIGGLGSIAVAVVWAAMFPQLRKARHLQGRT; this is encoded by the coding sequence ATGTCCCCCTCCACCGATGCTTCTCCTGCGGATCGTTACGCAGCATTCCGGCACTCTGCCTTCAAAAAATATTGGGGCGCTCGTTTTCTGAGCGCATTTGCGGTCCAGATCGTGAGTGTGTCGGTTGGCTGGCAGATCTATGATCTGACCCGCGATGCCTTCAATCTCGGCATGGTCGGGCTGGTCCAATTTCTGCCGGCCCTGCTACTAGTTCTGGTGACCGGTGCTGCCGCCGACCGCTTCGGCAGGCGCCTCATTATGGGCCTGTCACTTATCCTGGAAAGTGTTGTGACGGCATTGTTGCTCGGGCTGACTGTTGCCGGTCTGTTCGAGCCTCTGACTGTCTTTGCAGCGCTGACGATTTTCGGTGTGGCGCGGGCATTTCTCGGACCTTCCTCAGCATCGCTGGTCGTCAATCTCGTACCGGCTGAAGATTTCGCCAACGCCGTTTCCTGGAATTCTTCCGCATGGCAGGTTGCGACCATCGTCGGTCCGGTCGCAGGTGGCTTGCTTTATGGAATTTCGCCCGTTGCGGCTTATTCCGTCGCGACGATATTCCTGTTGTTAGGCTCCTTCCTGATCTTTTCCATTCCAAAGCCCAAGCAGCACACGCTTGCCGAGCAGCGCTCGTTGACGAGCATGCTGGCCGGGTTCCGCTATATATGGAAGGAAAAGATCGTCCTTGGCGCGATTTCGCTCGACCTCTTCGCCGTTCTTCTTGGCGGGACGGTAGCTCTATTGCCGATTTATGCACGCGACATCCTCGATCTCGGCCCCTGGGGGCTTGGCTTGCTGCGCTCCGCTCCCGGTATCGGTGCGGTTCTAACCGCCGTCTGGCTGGCCGGGCATCCGATCCGCGACCATGCAGGCCGCGTGATGTTCGTCTTTGTCGGTCTATTCGGTCTGTTCAATATTATCTTCGGCGTCTCGACGCTGACATGGCTGTCAGTCGTTGCCCTTGCGTTTGCAGGTGCGGCTGACATGATCAGCGTCTATATCCGTGAAACGCTGATGCAGCTCTGGACGCCCGATCACGTGCGTGGCCGCGTCAATGCCGTCAACATGGTCTTTGTCGGCGCATCAAATGAGCTCGGCGAATTTCGCGCCGGTCTGATGGCGGCTGCCATCGGTGCGGTCCCTGCTGTCGTCATCGGCGGATTGGGATCGATTGCCGTCGCTGTCGTCTGGGCAGCGATGTTCCCCCAATTGCGCAAGGCCCGCCACCTGCAGGGACGGACCTGA
- a CDS encoding lysophospholipid acyltransferase family protein, whose protein sequence is MLLYLRSIVFNAAFYICTLVQMIVYTPFYFLLPRKKAWIVPKLWARVNLWLQKHIVGTDYVVEGLENIPEGAYICAPKHQSAWDTYAFLPYLDDPVLILKRELMRIPLFGWYIAKMQMIPVDRGSRVKALHSITKGAEKAITEGRQILIYPEGTRRAPGAPPQYKYGIVHLYEALNLPVVPIAHNAGLYWPRRKFLRYPGTVRARILPPIPPGLPKEEFLKRLIETTEAACDEFLVAASRDPNPPPMPPTAVQRLNELGA, encoded by the coding sequence ATGCTTCTCTATCTGCGCTCAATCGTGTTCAATGCGGCGTTTTATATCTGCACACTGGTTCAGATGATCGTCTATACGCCTTTCTATTTTCTGCTGCCCCGCAAGAAGGCCTGGATCGTGCCGAAGCTGTGGGCACGGGTCAATCTCTGGCTCCAGAAGCATATCGTGGGCACCGACTATGTGGTCGAGGGATTGGAGAACATTCCCGAAGGCGCTTATATCTGTGCACCCAAGCACCAGTCTGCCTGGGACACCTACGCTTTCCTGCCTTATCTTGATGATCCCGTGCTGATCCTGAAGCGGGAACTGATGCGTATTCCGCTTTTCGGCTGGTATATCGCCAAGATGCAGATGATACCGGTCGATCGCGGTTCTCGCGTCAAGGCACTGCATTCCATCACCAAGGGAGCGGAAAAGGCGATCACGGAAGGTCGACAGATTCTCATCTATCCCGAAGGAACGCGCCGGGCGCCGGGCGCTCCACCACAGTACAAATACGGCATCGTCCACCTCTACGAAGCGCTCAATCTGCCGGTTGTGCCGATTGCACATAATGCAGGTCTCTACTGGCCGCGCCGCAAGTTCCTGCGCTATCCCGGAACCGTTCGCGCCCGTATTCTGCCGCCTATTCCGCCGGGCCTTCCGAAGGAAGAATTCCTCAAACGACTGATCGAAACGACCGAAGCGGCTTGCGACGAATTTCTGGTCGCCGCCAGCCGCGATCCTAATCCACCACCCATGCCACCGACTGCCGTTCAAAGACTGAACGAGCTCGGCGCTTAA
- a CDS encoding cell division protein FtsX: MIDARKACQRTLDDIRVRLEDLKDMVLVRIGKRRKRQGPSPIVPDGSVTGTALVIVIAIMTFLACLTMGGVTLVRASAAAWQSQIAREATIQIRPVDGQDMEEALAQASEIARGFAGVKSTNIVDKDATARLLEPWLGSGLNIDELPVPRLVVVTIDENAPPDFETMRAEITRAIPAASFDDHRTWVDRLVSMAHTTVFVGTGVLSLVVAATVLTVIFATRGAMSGNGHIIEVLHFIGAESKFVAREFEWHFFRTALKGALCGGAAAMLVFLIFSWWASSRMATPEGDQAAALFGNFAIGRDGYIGAAVIIILVSFLTMLTSRLTVIRQLATMDGPGVRSE; this comes from the coding sequence ATGATTGATGCAAGGAAGGCCTGTCAGCGCACGCTGGATGATATTCGGGTCCGTCTTGAAGACCTCAAGGATATGGTGCTCGTCCGTATCGGCAAGCGTCGGAAACGTCAGGGACCAAGTCCCATCGTTCCCGATGGCAGCGTTACGGGTACCGCACTCGTCATTGTTATCGCCATCATGACCTTTCTGGCATGTCTGACGATGGGAGGTGTGACACTCGTTCGTGCCTCGGCTGCCGCCTGGCAGAGCCAGATTGCCCGCGAAGCCACTATCCAGATCCGACCTGTCGACGGACAGGACATGGAAGAGGCTCTGGCTCAGGCGAGCGAGATCGCACGCGGTTTTGCCGGTGTGAAAAGCACAAATATTGTCGACAAGGATGCGACCGCGCGGCTTCTCGAACCATGGCTCGGCAGTGGTCTCAATATCGATGAACTCCCCGTGCCGCGTCTTGTCGTCGTCACGATCGATGAAAATGCACCGCCTGATTTTGAAACCATGCGCGCTGAAATCACACGCGCCATTCCGGCTGCGTCCTTCGACGATCATCGCACATGGGTCGACCGTCTTGTCTCCATGGCGCATACGACGGTGTTCGTTGGCACGGGCGTTCTCTCGCTTGTGGTTGCCGCGACCGTCTTGACTGTGATCTTTGCTACACGCGGCGCAATGTCAGGCAACGGGCACATTATCGAAGTGCTGCATTTCATCGGCGCGGAATCGAAATTTGTAGCACGCGAGTTCGAATGGCATTTCTTTCGCACCGCATTGAAGGGTGCGCTATGTGGAGGAGCGGCGGCAATGCTGGTCTTCCTGATCTTTTCCTGGTGGGCATCGAGCCGCATGGCGACACCCGAAGGCGACCAGGCAGCGGCTCTGTTCGGCAATTTCGCCATTGGGCGTGACGGTTATATCGGGGCTGCGGTCATCATCATTCTGGTCAGTTTCCTGACCATGCTGACCAGCCGCCTGACGGTGATCCGCCAACTTGCTACCATGGACGGTCCGGGAGTGCGTTCCGAATGA
- a CDS encoding TerB family tellurite resistance protein: MFDRLLDFLKELPANGFRDRSEKFSNDDPRLAAAALLYHIMDADGETRESERKKLSSMLSQKYGLKGDSLRRLIRAAEKADQEAIDLSDFTLVLKRQLDYQARLDLVALMWEMVYADGKVSEVEADVMWRVAELIGIREDDRNIIQDRMDKASRSTPAS; this comes from the coding sequence ATGTTCGATCGTCTCCTGGATTTTTTAAAAGAACTTCCCGCAAACGGTTTTCGTGACCGGAGCGAAAAATTTTCCAATGACGATCCGAGACTGGCTGCTGCCGCTTTGCTCTATCACATCATGGATGCCGACGGCGAAACGCGTGAAAGCGAGCGCAAGAAACTTTCTTCGATGCTGTCGCAGAAATATGGCCTGAAGGGCGATAGTCTGAGACGGCTCATCCGTGCGGCGGAAAAAGCCGATCAGGAAGCAATTGACCTGTCGGACTTTACCTTGGTTTTGAAGCGGCAGCTCGATTATCAGGCCCGTCTCGACCTGGTCGCCCTGATGTGGGAAATGGTCTATGCCGATGGCAAGGTGAGCGAAGTCGAAGCCGACGTGATGTGGCGGGTTGCCGAACTTATCGGCATCCGGGAGGATGACCGCAACATTATTCAGGATCGCATGGACAAGGCTAGCCGCAGCACACCTGCTTCCTGA
- a CDS encoding uroporphyrinogen-III synthase: protein MAGPVHIAPLGRVLVTRPQPAGSQTVAKLVSKGYEPVLLPLSRTVALSFAVPEGPFAALTVTSANAFQHINMERLKPFRGLPLFAVGQGTAQAARKAGFSHVIDGGGDAVRLAATMRSDLPEQSRVLYLAGRVRQPVFEDEMRAGKLDMHVVDVYDTETISYTTSTLLDVLHGAPFVAVMLYSGVAATNFIEAVREVEPPFDEKTRFLCISARVAERLPSFWRAKALVADHPDEEGLFRLFAKL from the coding sequence TTGGCGGGGCCAGTACACATCGCGCCCCTTGGCCGCGTTCTGGTGACGCGGCCACAACCGGCTGGCTCGCAGACTGTCGCAAAACTGGTGTCGAAGGGCTATGAGCCGGTTCTGCTTCCGCTGAGCCGGACTGTTGCGCTTTCCTTTGCTGTGCCCGAGGGCCCGTTTGCGGCCTTGACCGTGACGAGCGCCAATGCCTTTCAGCATATCAACATGGAACGGCTGAAGCCGTTTCGTGGCCTGCCGCTCTTTGCCGTGGGGCAGGGAACCGCGCAAGCAGCGCGGAAGGCCGGGTTCAGCCATGTGATCGACGGCGGCGGCGATGCGGTTCGTCTTGCTGCAACGATGCGGAGCGATCTTCCCGAACAATCCCGCGTTCTCTATCTCGCCGGACGGGTGCGCCAGCCGGTGTTCGAAGACGAGATGCGGGCCGGAAAACTCGATATGCATGTCGTCGATGTCTATGACACGGAGACAATTTCTTACACGACATCAACACTTCTGGACGTGCTTCACGGCGCGCCTTTTGTCGCGGTCATGCTTTATTCCGGCGTCGCTGCGACGAACTTCATCGAAGCAGTGCGTGAGGTCGAGCCGCCTTTTGATGAGAAAACACGGTTTTTGTGCATTTCAGCCCGCGTGGCCGAGCGATTGCCGTCATTCTGGCGGGCAAAAGCTCTTGTTGCAGACCATCCGGATGAAGAAGGACTTTTCCGGCTGTTTGCCAAACTTTGA
- the ppa gene encoding inorganic diphosphatase: MNIDAISIGSNPPEDVNVIIEVPVGGQPIKYEMDKKAGALIVDRFLYTPMTYPGNYGFVPHTLSEDGDPIDVLVCNTRPLVPGCVINVRPIGVLVMEDNSGKDEKIIAVPSPHLTRRYEKIHDYTDMPEITLKQIAHFFEHYKDLEPGKWVKIGDWGDEDYARKFIVEAIERAKGK, translated from the coding sequence ATGAATATTGATGCCATCTCCATCGGCTCCAATCCTCCTGAAGACGTCAACGTCATCATTGAAGTGCCTGTCGGCGGCCAGCCGATCAAGTACGAGATGGACAAGAAGGCCGGCGCCCTCATCGTCGACCGCTTCCTCTACACGCCAATGACCTATCCGGGCAATTACGGCTTCGTGCCGCATACGCTTTCGGAAGATGGCGATCCGATTGACGTTCTCGTCTGCAACACCCGTCCGCTGGTTCCCGGCTGCGTGATCAATGTTCGCCCGATTGGCGTTCTGGTCATGGAAGACAATTCCGGCAAGGACGAGAAGATCATCGCAGTTCCGTCACCGCACCTGACGCGCCGCTACGAGAAGATCCACGACTATACCGATATGCCGGAGATCACTCTGAAGCAGATCGCGCACTTCTTCGAACACTACAAGGATCTGGAACCCGGCAAGTGGGTCAAGATCGGTGACTGGGGTGACGAAGATTACGCACGCAAGTTCATCGTCGAAGCTATCGAACGCGCCAAGGGCAAGTAA
- a CDS encoding COG4223 family protein, translating to MAKPGTPRHSKPARNPLTINLDPSDVKRVDEPAKATPDAEPVGSFSNPENPKPETPKAVPPKPEAATAEETAKTETPESSTYARPPFTSGVKPETQQPMQKNGATASHLLAGIAGGIIGLGGLLALQWGNVIPSPGARVTAEQLAHMEQQIADLRSNPTPAPLDDASRAQLAALEKNVQAAEIKSEAVAGSFADLQQQFAALPKEAGQEVAADNSALIERLDALESKLSAAQSRADEATVGVSGNSGTISSLESKLTSLQEKVSQASRQPDATALIAANALKTAIDRGGSFKAELDTYVSVVPDEASIEQLRALAEKGVPTVADLNAWFGAVANRIVATENKLPADAGIWDQLVASAKGLVSVRPVAGNVGGTGVGPITARMEAALQAGDLERALSEWEQLPADAKATSQEFADQVRARRDADALVQRLVADSLKAKVSAGETGEAPASSGQ from the coding sequence ATGGCGAAACCCGGCACTCCGCGACATTCCAAACCGGCCCGTAATCCTTTGACGATCAATCTCGATCCATCAGATGTAAAACGGGTTGACGAACCGGCGAAGGCGACGCCAGACGCGGAGCCGGTAGGAAGCTTTTCAAACCCTGAGAACCCAAAGCCGGAAACCCCGAAGGCCGTACCGCCAAAACCGGAAGCAGCGACTGCCGAAGAGACTGCAAAAACCGAAACGCCGGAAAGTTCGACATATGCCAGGCCGCCTTTTACGTCGGGCGTGAAACCTGAAACCCAGCAGCCTATGCAAAAGAACGGTGCGACCGCGTCACATCTTCTGGCCGGGATTGCCGGTGGTATTATCGGGCTTGGCGGTTTGCTGGCGCTGCAATGGGGCAATGTTATTCCCTCTCCGGGCGCTAGAGTGACGGCGGAACAGCTGGCGCATATGGAGCAGCAGATCGCCGATCTGCGAAGCAATCCAACGCCTGCGCCGCTTGACGATGCCAGTCGCGCGCAGCTTGCAGCTCTGGAAAAGAACGTACAGGCCGCCGAGATCAAGTCAGAGGCTGTCGCAGGTTCCTTCGCCGATCTTCAGCAGCAATTTGCCGCCTTGCCGAAAGAGGCGGGACAGGAAGTGGCAGCGGATAATTCTGCTCTGATCGAGCGGCTTGACGCGCTGGAGAGCAAGCTTTCAGCGGCGCAGAGCCGGGCCGATGAGGCAACGGTCGGCGTTTCGGGAAATAGCGGCACGATTTCATCGCTGGAATCGAAACTGACCTCCTTGCAGGAAAAGGTCAGTCAGGCTTCGCGCCAGCCCGATGCGACGGCGCTTATAGCGGCAAATGCATTGAAAACGGCGATCGATCGCGGCGGTTCTTTCAAGGCGGAACTGGACACTTATGTGTCGGTTGTGCCCGACGAGGCGTCCATCGAACAGCTGCGTGCCCTCGCCGAGAAGGGCGTTCCGACCGTTGCCGACCTGAATGCCTGGTTCGGTGCCGTTGCAAACCGGATCGTCGCGACGGAGAACAAGCTGCCTGCCGATGCCGGAATTTGGGATCAGCTTGTCGCCAGCGCCAAGGGATTGGTCAGCGTGCGCCCGGTTGCGGGCAATGTCGGCGGCACTGGTGTCGGACCGATCACTGCCCGCATGGAAGCCGCTCTTCAGGCAGGCGATCTGGAGCGCGCGCTCAGCGAATGGGAACAGTTGCCTGCTGATGCAAAGGCCACCTCACAGGAATTCGCCGATCAGGTTCGGGCGCGACGTGATGCAGATGCGCTTGTACAGCGTCTCGTCGCCGACAGCCTGAAAGCCAAGGTTTCAGCGGGTGAAACCGGCGAGGCTCCGGCCTCTTCAGGTCAATAG